In Fusarium oxysporum f. sp. lycopersici 4287 chromosome 4, whole genome shotgun sequence, a genomic segment contains:
- a CDS encoding tagatose 1,6-diphosphate aldolase, producing the protein MPEPTENLRNMNRTLRILEDAVKGNYGVLAAICYNIEHLTAIVKAAEAKRSPLVLLLFPSTLRQLPTLAWAASAAIKSATVPLSLHLDHAQDVSQIEEVVKTLPFDSIMVDMSHYDHEENLAKTTALTKLCHKRGIAVEAESGRINGGEDGIADTDDLEALFTSPEEVENFLKAGIDILAPSVGNIHGDYGPKGPDLDLARLSSIDKQIRGHAFMALHGTNDFTAQIMQDCIKAGAVKLNVNKLLLEVWHVHLKENAHKPFMQRVDEGIEILQAEVERWIDICGSTGKA; encoded by the exons ATGCCAGAACCAACTGAAAACTTGAGAAACATGAACCGAACCCTACGTATCTTAGAAGATGCTGTTAAGGGTAACTATGGGGTCTTAGCAGCAATATG CTACAATATCGAACATCTCACAGCCATAGTCAAAGCAGCCGAAGCAAAACGATCCCCACTGGTTCTCCTTCTATTCCCCTCTACCCTGAGACAGCTACCAACTCTAGCCTGGGCAGCATCTGCGGCTATCAAATCAGCGACCGTACCgctctctcttcatcttgatcatGCACAAGATGTTTCACAGATCGAAGAGGTTGTGAAAACTTTACCTTTTGACTCTATCATGGTTGATATGAGCCATTACGATCATGAGGAAAATCTTGCTAAGACTACTGCATTGACGAAGTTGTGTCATAAGCGGGGTATTGCTGTCGAGGCAGAGAGTGGACGGATCAATGGGGGGGAAGATGGCATTGCTGATactgatgatcttgaag CCTTATTCACTTCTCCCGAGGAGGTAGAAAACTTCCTCAAAGCAGGTATAGACATCCTGGCCCCGAGCGTCGGCAATATTCACGGTGATTATGGCCCCAAAGGACCGGACCTCGACCTTGCCAGACTCTCATCTATTGATAAACAGATCCGTGGGCATGCATTCATGGCGCTTCACGGGACAAATGACTTCACTGCTCAGATCATGCAAGACTGTATCAAAGCTGGAGCCGTGAAGCTCAATGTCAACAAATTGCTCTTGGAGGTCTGGCATGTCCACTTGAAGGAGAATGCACATAAACCTTTCATGCAGCGTGTAGATGAAGGGATAGAGATACTACAGGCCGAGGTTGAGAGATGGATAGATATTTGTGGAAGTACTGGCAAGGCATAG
- a CDS encoding phosphatidylserine decarboxylase, whose amino-acid sequence MVHQHGDHHKIPAKHRIHKPGAWLPADHRVHREYMRRVTKYADENPKELVPVLQEFKDFIEKTPRVYMYFIQMFEEIPQKHPYQSDPTGTPQLRDYEHMLQVLNHIFSTAPEWTDAAESVGMVGVPLCAIFDYPMGTPSGYAAFLDPDVNRMLKKLLNHWGKFLMTPKSAEVLGDHKQGWFGPVGLNDLVEVANKPNKTNFKFEEVFECDPSAKYYGFKSWDDFFTRKVRDSARPVASPDDDLVIANCCESRVYNIERDVKLRDRFFAKGQPYSILDMLAHDPLAEKFAGGTIYQAFLSALSYHRWHTPVSGKVVRAFVQDGTYFSEPLFEGVGEPGSTEISSAGLSQSQGYLSALATRAIILIEADEPAIGLLAFVGIGMDEVSTCEITVKEGQHVKKGQETGMFHFGGSTHCVIFRKGVKVEGFPEVGREENVPVRSQLAVVKK is encoded by the exons ATGGTTCATCAGCACGGAGATCATCATAAAATCCCCGCCAAGCACCGGATTCACAA ACCCGGAGCATGGCTTCCCGCCGATCATCGCGTGCACAGAGAGTACATGCGCCGCGTCACAAAGTACGCCGACGAGAACCCCAAAGAGCTCGTCCCCGTTCTTCAAGAGTTCAAAGACTTTATTGAGAAGACGCCCCGCGTGTACATGTACTTCATCCAGATGTTTGAGGAGATCCCCCAGAAACACCCGTACCAGAGTGATCCTACTGGTACACCTCAGTTGAGAGACTATGAGCATATGCTGCAGGTACTCAATCACATTTTTAGCACGGCGCCAGAGTGGACGGATGCGGCGGAGAGTGTGGGCATGGTAGGTGTGCCGCTTTGTGCCATCTTTGACTATCCTATGGGAACGCCTAG TGGTTATGCGGCGTTTTTGGACCCTGATGTGAATCggatgctgaagaagcttctcaaccacTGGGGCAAGTTTCTCATG ACACCTAAATCGGCTGAAGTTCTGGGAGATCATAAGCAGGGCTGGTTCGGACCCGTGGGTCTGAATGACCTCGTCGAGGTCGCCAACAAGCCCAACAAAACGAACTTCAAGTTTGAGGAGGTCTTTGAGTGTGATCCATCAGCCAAATACTACGGCTTCAAGTCCTGGGACG ACTTTTTTACTCGCAAGGTTCGCGACAGCGCTCGCCCCGTTGCTTCACCAGATGACGACCTCGTCATCGCCAACTGCTGCGAATCACGCGTGTACAACATTGAACGCGACGTGAAACTCCGCGACCGTTTCTTCGCAAAGGGCCAACCTTACTCTATCCTCGACATGCTGGCTCATGATCCTCTGGCTGAGAAATTCGCCGGCGGAACGATCTACCAAGCCTTCCTGTCCGCTCTCTCCTATCACCGCTGGCACACTCCCGTCTCCGGTAAGGTCGTACGTGCCTTCGTCCAAGACGGTACGTATTTCAGCGAGCCTCTATTCGAAGGTGTAGGCGAACCTGGATCGACGGAGATCTCGTCAGCGGGATTGTCGCAGAGTCAGGGATATTTGAGTGCATTGGCAACGAGGGCTATCATTCTgattgaggctgatgagcCGGCGATCGGACTCCTTGCGTTTGTTGGTATTGGTATGGACGAGGTTAGTACATGTGAGATTACCGTTAAGGAGGGACAGCACGTCAAGAAGGGACAGGAGACGGGCATGTTCCACTTTGGAGGCTCGACGCATTGTGTTATCTTCCGCAAGGGCGTCAAGGTTGAGGGATTCCCCGAGGTTGGTAGGGAGGAGAACGTGCCAGTTCGAAGCCAGCTGGCTGTCGTGAAGAAGTAA
- a CDS encoding glutathione S-transferase: MTSRITQLGKQLFTMAQKTKTDITLYTTNTPNGIKPSILLEELNLEYKVYPIKMTENEQKEEWFLKINPNGRIPALTDTLDGKQIRVFESGAMLQYLVDRYDKDHKLSFPHGSAEHWEMTSWLMWQMGGLGPMQGQANHFKRYAPEKIEYGINRYTNETRRLYRTLDTHLAQTSSGYIVGDKVTIADISIWGWVSSASKSLCSPTSPPPFPNTQTEWAGVDLSEFPHLEKWLYKLLERPGFEAGRHVPTRHTAFELAKLSEEELEAKASASKAWVQSGMKEDAKK, encoded by the exons ATGACATCGCGCATCACCCAATTGGGAAAACAACTCTTCACAATGGCTcaaaagaccaagaccgACATCACCCTCTACACCACCAACACGCCCAATGGCATCAAACCCTCTATTCTGCTCGAGGAGCTTAACCTCGAGTACAAA GTGTATCCTATCAAGATGACGGAGAATGAGCAGAAGGAAGAGTGgttcctcaagatcaaccccaACGGTCGCATCCCTGCTCTCACCGATACTCTCGACGGCAAGCAAATCCGTGTTTTTGAGAGTGGTGCTATGCTGCAGTACCTCGTTGATCGCTATGATAAGGATCATAAGCTTTCGTTCCCTCATGGATCTGCTGAGCATTGGGAGATGACCAGCTGG CTCATGTGGCAGATGGGTGGCCTCGGTCCCATGCAGGGTCAAGCCAACCACTTCAAGC GCTATGCTCCTGAAAAGATTGAGTACGGCATCAACCGCTACACCAACGAGACCCGCCGTCTCTACCGCACCCTCGACACTCACCTCGCCCAGACATCATCCGGCTACATCGTCGGCGACAAAGTAACCATCGCCGACATTTCCATTTGGGGCTGGGTCTCCAGCGCAAGTAAGTCTCTCTGTTCcccaacatcaccaccaccgtTTCCTAACACCCAAACAGAATGGGCTGGCGTTGATCTCTCCGAGTTCCCTCACCTCGAGAAGTGGCTCTACAAGCTCCTTGAGCGTCCTGGTTTCGAGGCTGGTCGTCATGTTCCTACGCGCCACACCGCGTTTGAGCTGGCCAAGCTGAGTGAGGAGGAACTTGAGGCAAAGGCTAGTGCGTCCAAGGCTTGGGTTCAGTCTGGTATGAAGGAAGATGCGAAGAAATAA
- a CDS encoding glutathione S-transferase, which translates to MTSRITQLGKQLFTMAQKTKTDITLYTTNTPNGIKPSILLEELNLEYKVYPIKMTENEQKEEWFLKINPNGRIPALTDTLDGKQIRVFESGAMLQYLVDRYDKDHKLSFPHGSAEHWEMTSWLMWQMGGLGPMQGQANHFKRYAPEKIEYGINRYTNETRRLYRTLDTHLAQTSSGYIVGDKVTIADISIWGWVSSAKWAGVDLSEFPHLEKWLYKLLERPGFEAGRHVPTRHTAFELAKLSEEELEAKASASKAWVQSGMKEDAKK; encoded by the exons ATGACATCGCGCATCACCCAATTGGGAAAACAACTCTTCACAATGGCTcaaaagaccaagaccgACATCACCCTCTACACCACCAACACGCCCAATGGCATCAAACCCTCTATTCTGCTCGAGGAGCTTAACCTCGAGTACAAA GTGTATCCTATCAAGATGACGGAGAATGAGCAGAAGGAAGAGTGgttcctcaagatcaaccccaACGGTCGCATCCCTGCTCTCACCGATACTCTCGACGGCAAGCAAATCCGTGTTTTTGAGAGTGGTGCTATGCTGCAGTACCTCGTTGATCGCTATGATAAGGATCATAAGCTTTCGTTCCCTCATGGATCTGCTGAGCATTGGGAGATGACCAGCTGG CTCATGTGGCAGATGGGTGGCCTCGGTCCCATGCAGGGTCAAGCCAACCACTTCAAGC GCTATGCTCCTGAAAAGATTGAGTACGGCATCAACCGCTACACCAACGAGACCCGCCGTCTCTACCGCACCCTCGACACTCACCTCGCCCAGACATCATCCGGCTACATCGTCGGCGACAAAGTAACCATCGCCGACATTTCCATTTGGGGCTGGGTCTCCAGCGCAA AATGGGCTGGCGTTGATCTCTCCGAGTTCCCTCACCTCGAGAAGTGGCTCTACAAGCTCCTTGAGCGTCCTGGTTTCGAGGCTGGTCGTCATGTTCCTACGCGCCACACCGCGTTTGAGCTGGCCAAGCTGAGTGAGGAGGAACTTGAGGCAAAGGCTAGTGCGTCCAAGGCTTGGGTTCAGTCTGGTATGAAGGAAGATGCGAAGAAATAA
- a CDS encoding tagatose 1,6-diphosphate aldolase → MPEPTENLRNMNRTLRILEDAVKGNYGVLAAICYNIEHLTAIVKAAEAKRSPLVLLLFPSTLRQLPTLAWAASAAIKSATVPLSLHLDHAQDVSQIEEVVKTLPFDSIMVDMSHYDHEENLAKTTALTKLCHKRGIAVEAESGRINGGEDGIADTDDLEALFTSPEEVENFLKAGIDILAPSVGNIHDPWACIHGASRDK, encoded by the exons ATGCCAGAACCAACTGAAAACTTGAGAAACATGAACCGAACCCTACGTATCTTAGAAGATGCTGTTAAGGGTAACTATGGGGTCTTAGCAGCAATATG CTACAATATCGAACATCTCACAGCCATAGTCAAAGCAGCCGAAGCAAAACGATCCCCACTGGTTCTCCTTCTATTCCCCTCTACCCTGAGACAGCTACCAACTCTAGCCTGGGCAGCATCTGCGGCTATCAAATCAGCGACCGTACCgctctctcttcatcttgatcatGCACAAGATGTTTCACAGATCGAAGAGGTTGTGAAAACTTTACCTTTTGACTCTATCATGGTTGATATGAGCCATTACGATCATGAGGAAAATCTTGCTAAGACTACTGCATTGACGAAGTTGTGTCATAAGCGGGGTATTGCTGTCGAGGCAGAGAGTGGACGGATCAATGGGGGGGAAGATGGCATTGCTGATactgatgatcttgaag CCTTATTCACTTCTCCCGAGGAGGTAGAAAACTTCCTCAAAGCAGGTATAGACATCCTGGCCCCGAGCGTCGGCAATATTCACG ATCCGTGGGCATGCATTCATGGCGCTTCACGGGACAAATGA
- a CDS encoding tagatose 1,6-diphosphate aldolase has translation MPEPTENLRNMNRTLRILEDAVKGNYGVLAAICYNIEHLTAIVKAAEAKRSPLVLLLFPSTLRQLPTLAWAASAAIKSATVPLSLHLDHAQDVSQIEEVVKTLPFDSIMVDMSHYDHEENLAKTTALTKLCHKRGIAVEAESGRINGGEDGIADTDDLEENFLKAGIDILAPSVGNIHGDYGPKGPDLDLARLSSIDKQIRGHAFMALHGTNDFTAQIMQDCIKAGAVKLNVNKLLLEVWHVHLKENAHKPFMQRVDEGIEILQAEVERWIDICGSTGKA, from the exons ATGCCAGAACCAACTGAAAACTTGAGAAACATGAACCGAACCCTACGTATCTTAGAAGATGCTGTTAAGGGTAACTATGGGGTCTTAGCAGCAATATG CTACAATATCGAACATCTCACAGCCATAGTCAAAGCAGCCGAAGCAAAACGATCCCCACTGGTTCTCCTTCTATTCCCCTCTACCCTGAGACAGCTACCAACTCTAGCCTGGGCAGCATCTGCGGCTATCAAATCAGCGACCGTACCgctctctcttcatcttgatcatGCACAAGATGTTTCACAGATCGAAGAGGTTGTGAAAACTTTACCTTTTGACTCTATCATGGTTGATATGAGCCATTACGATCATGAGGAAAATCTTGCTAAGACTACTGCATTGACGAAGTTGTGTCATAAGCGGGGTATTGCTGTCGAGGCAGAGAGTGGACGGATCAATGGGGGGGAAGATGGCATTGCTGATactgatgatcttgaag AAAACTTCCTCAAAGCAGGTATAGACATCCTGGCCCCGAGCGTCGGCAATATTCACGGTGATTATGGCCCCAAAGGACCGGACCTCGACCTTGCCAGACTCTCATCTATTGATAAACAGATCCGTGGGCATGCATTCATGGCGCTTCACGGGACAAATGACTTCACTGCTCAGATCATGCAAGACTGTATCAAAGCTGGAGCCGTGAAGCTCAATGTCAACAAATTGCTCTTGGAGGTCTGGCATGTCCACTTGAAGGAGAATGCACATAAACCTTTCATGCAGCGTGTAGATGAAGGGATAGAGATACTACAGGCCGAGGTTGAGAGATGGATAGATATTTGTGGAAGTACTGGCAAGGCATAG